From Yersinia hibernica, a single genomic window includes:
- the sctE gene encoding type III secretion system translocon subunit SctE produces the protein MEIIRQVARPAMLEPANQEPVNHHQAGLESGDVELKKQIGQAKRLGNAQLKDHPQLNSVKGALQTLQPDQLLKLLKSTINTVNGNTPRTNLDSQEMPQLKPPVSDEPAMAKSGSEAKLSASAWATALLGKVMQLTTETSMSNLLSQLQGINGMMGGAASAYSEMASQLEQQGTQWASDADALKAAQQQADTLSQDISKAQAALSDAQKKMSALEAEAAKQDPVSEELQGKIDAAKTAVVNAQANLAQATSTYNNFANKTLNPAINAEKGSRSALEAAQVKSQKLVESFNPQQQSAIEQQRKQNAPESKTLTFLMALMSQLINKSSSDDLLATAELKQKLAEAAAKDAEKKAQEYEQEVRKAEEMQKTMGCIGKVLGWIVTAVSFAAAAFTGGASLALAAVGLALAIGDEISQAVSGRSFMADAMQPLMDAIVKPLMEMMGKMFSAILQAYGVDKETADMVGQILGAIAAAAVLVAGVMVAGSVMSKLFGVLMKKIGADVAQEAGKTMAKNVAVEVEKEVVKDVTKNVVRTAVKEVAEEVAQEVAEKATKSTMQRLMDSALGQVLKRLSKGLGRSLGADELQMAKVSNYSQKAVVGLNVVNTSSQAAVGIVAANMLLEASKIRAEMMKDAALQDLLNEMMTRAIDSFTHRMETVNEIVRNIAVVAENQAQAGKYITKQMSAVAG, from the coding sequence ATGGAGATAATCAGGCAGGTAGCGCGGCCAGCAATGCTGGAACCAGCAAACCAGGAGCCGGTAAATCATCATCAAGCGGGGTTGGAATCCGGAGATGTTGAATTAAAAAAACAAATCGGGCAGGCAAAACGCCTTGGCAATGCGCAGCTAAAAGATCACCCGCAGCTGAATTCTGTTAAAGGCGCGCTGCAAACCTTGCAGCCCGATCAGTTACTTAAACTACTGAAATCGACCATTAATACTGTTAACGGGAATACCCCAAGGACGAATTTAGATAGCCAGGAAATGCCTCAGCTCAAGCCTCCTGTGAGCGACGAGCCAGCAATGGCTAAGAGCGGTAGTGAAGCGAAACTTTCTGCCTCTGCTTGGGCGACGGCACTGCTTGGGAAAGTCATGCAGCTCACCACTGAGACGTCGATGAGCAACCTGCTGTCGCAGCTGCAGGGCATCAACGGCATGATGGGGGGAGCCGCAAGTGCTTATTCCGAGATGGCGTCTCAGCTTGAGCAGCAGGGGACGCAGTGGGCCAGCGATGCTGACGCACTTAAGGCTGCTCAACAACAGGCGGATACGCTGTCGCAGGATATCAGTAAGGCCCAGGCGGCACTGAGCGATGCGCAGAAAAAAATGAGTGCCCTAGAGGCTGAGGCCGCTAAGCAAGATCCGGTTTCTGAAGAATTACAGGGCAAGATTGATGCCGCTAAAACGGCAGTAGTCAATGCGCAGGCTAATCTGGCTCAGGCCACAAGTACCTATAACAACTTTGCCAATAAAACATTAAACCCTGCGATTAATGCAGAGAAAGGTTCGCGTTCGGCGCTGGAAGCGGCACAAGTTAAGTCGCAGAAGTTGGTTGAGTCATTCAACCCGCAGCAGCAAAGTGCCATTGAACAGCAGCGTAAGCAGAACGCCCCGGAGTCCAAAACCCTGACATTCCTGATGGCGTTGATGTCGCAGCTGATTAATAAAAGCTCCAGCGACGATCTTCTGGCGACGGCGGAGCTAAAACAGAAACTGGCGGAAGCGGCAGCCAAGGATGCGGAGAAAAAGGCGCAGGAATACGAACAGGAAGTTCGTAAAGCCGAAGAGATGCAGAAGACCATGGGCTGTATTGGCAAGGTGCTGGGTTGGATAGTCACTGCCGTCAGTTTTGCCGCCGCAGCATTCACCGGCGGGGCTTCTCTGGCTCTAGCGGCCGTAGGGCTGGCGCTGGCTATTGGTGATGAGATAAGTCAGGCGGTGAGTGGGCGGTCTTTCATGGCAGACGCGATGCAACCGCTGATGGATGCGATTGTAAAACCCCTGATGGAGATGATGGGCAAAATGTTCTCCGCCATTCTTCAAGCCTATGGTGTCGATAAAGAAACCGCAGATATGGTGGGGCAAATCCTCGGTGCCATTGCGGCTGCAGCGGTACTTGTTGCGGGTGTGATGGTTGCTGGTAGCGTGATGAGCAAGCTCTTTGGCGTGTTGATGAAGAAGATTGGCGCCGACGTGGCACAAGAGGCTGGCAAGACCATGGCCAAAAACGTTGCTGTGGAAGTGGAAAAAGAAGTTGTTAAGGACGTAACCAAAAATGTTGTGCGCACTGCGGTGAAGGAGGTGGCGGAAGAGGTTGCGCAAGAAGTGGCTGAAAAAGCGACAAAGTCTACCATGCAAAGATTAATGGACAGTGCGCTCGGCCAAGTTTTAAAGCGCCTTAGCAAGGGGCTTGGCCGTTCATTGGGCGCAGATGAGCTGCAAATGGCGAAAGTATCGAATTATAGCCAGAAGGCAGTCGTCGGTCTGAATGTGGTCAACACCAGCAGTCAGGCGGCAGTTGGGATTGTTGCGGCCAATATGCTGCTGGAAGCATCGAAGATCAGAGCCGAGATGATGAAAGATGCTGCTTTACAGGATTTACTTAATGAAATGATGACTCGCGCCATTGATAGCTTCACTCACCGCATGGAAACGGTAAATGAGATTGTTAGAAATATCGCAGTAGTGGCGGAAAACCAGGCGCAGGCCGGCAAATATATTACTAAACAGATGAGTGCTGTCGCCGGATAA
- the sicA gene encoding type III secretion system translocator chaperone SicA, with protein MANKNMLDLLNDEEEFKSDEQLDSYAESLLDAIQNGATLKDVYVVPNDTMQDLYKLAYDFYHLGKLDDAESLFRFLCIYDFYNPEYAMGLAAVNQLKKNYAKAIEFYALAYSLSKEDYRPMFYAGQCNLMLRQGVQARKCFDIVISRSNDALLSEKAQAYITALNKINSEKTGTPEEEKLNEE; from the coding sequence ATGGCTAATAAAAATATGCTGGATTTACTCAACGATGAAGAAGAATTTAAAAGTGATGAACAGCTAGATTCTTATGCTGAAAGTCTACTGGATGCTATTCAAAATGGGGCAACGCTAAAGGATGTCTACGTTGTTCCCAATGACACCATGCAGGATCTTTATAAACTGGCATATGATTTTTATCATCTTGGTAAATTAGACGATGCCGAATCTCTATTTCGCTTTCTCTGTATTTATGATTTTTATAATCCTGAATATGCAATGGGGTTAGCGGCGGTCAATCAACTGAAAAAGAATTATGCGAAAGCCATTGAGTTTTATGCTCTCGCTTATTCTTTATCTAAAGAGGATTACCGGCCTATGTTTTATGCCGGTCAATGTAATCTGATGCTGCGTCAGGGCGTCCAAGCTCGTAAATGTTTCGATATCGTAATTAGCAGATCTAACGACGCATTATTAAGTGAAAAGGCACAAGCCTATATTACTGCGCTTAATAAAATAAATAGTGAAAAGACCGGTACTCCTGAAGAGGAGAAACTTAATGAGGAATAA
- a CDS encoding EscU/YscU/HrcU family type III secretion system export apparatus switch protein: MAEKTEHPTSKKRKDSSKKGQTFKSKDLITTAILLAGIYFLAYGMSFDDFSNFYSMALMYNTQIGINDFLIGLMRVFFLLCLPFIAVCALVGIAATLLQTGFSMATEAIKLNFKALNPVEGIKKIFSMRTVKELVKSICYLIVFAVTCYTLIHNDLRQVLTLYRTDIAGLIACWVSLTLKAVLVFIGWSVFVLIADFIVEYFLHFKDLKMDKHEVKQERKESDGNPQIKSARRRAHQDILSGEEMAAVRNSEVVMANPTHIAMAIYFNPEMAALPFIALRCTNMKAKAAIAYAEKIGVPVVRNIPLTRRLYHTYSQFSFISLNDDVLIDVMDILIWLRQVEISGMAQMTMDVDESATTSPESQDTPSGYS; the protein is encoded by the coding sequence ATGGCAGAGAAAACAGAACACCCCACCAGTAAAAAACGCAAAGACTCGTCAAAAAAAGGCCAGACATTCAAAAGTAAAGATCTCATCACAACGGCCATTTTGTTGGCCGGGATCTATTTTTTGGCTTATGGCATGAGCTTCGATGATTTCAGCAATTTTTACTCAATGGCTCTGATGTACAACACGCAGATTGGAATCAATGATTTCTTAATCGGCTTGATGCGTGTTTTCTTCTTACTTTGCCTGCCATTTATTGCGGTCTGTGCGCTAGTAGGTATTGCCGCCACCCTGCTTCAGACGGGGTTTTCCATGGCGACGGAAGCGATCAAACTCAATTTCAAAGCGCTTAATCCGGTGGAGGGGATAAAGAAAATCTTCAGCATGCGCACGGTCAAGGAGTTGGTGAAATCCATTTGCTACCTCATCGTGTTCGCCGTTACCTGTTATACCCTGATTCACAATGATCTTCGCCAGGTATTAACCCTTTATCGTACTGATATTGCTGGGCTTATTGCCTGTTGGGTCTCACTGACCCTGAAAGCCGTACTGGTGTTTATTGGCTGGTCTGTTTTTGTGCTTATAGCGGATTTTATTGTCGAATACTTTCTCCATTTTAAAGATCTAAAAATGGATAAACACGAGGTTAAACAAGAGCGTAAAGAGAGCGACGGCAACCCACAAATTAAAAGTGCCAGACGAAGGGCCCATCAGGACATTCTTTCTGGTGAAGAAATGGCGGCAGTCAGAAATTCTGAGGTAGTGATGGCGAACCCAACGCATATTGCAATGGCTATCTATTTCAACCCGGAAATGGCAGCCCTGCCGTTTATTGCTCTACGTTGCACCAATATGAAAGCCAAAGCGGCTATTGCTTATGCGGAAAAAATCGGCGTGCCAGTAGTACGTAATATCCCGCTGACCCGCAGGCTTTATCACACCTATAGTCAATTCAGTTTCATTTCGCTAAATGATGATGTGCTGATTGATGTTATGGACATTCTTATTTGGCTGCGTCAGGTCGAAATCTCTGGCATGGCTCAGATGACTATGGACGTGGATGAAAGCGCGACGACTTCTCCAGAATCTCAGGATACTCCATCTGGTTATTCGTAG
- the sctT gene encoding type III secretion system export apparatus subunit SctT: MLFVAFYLNFQHSVLTFVMVYARLAIVFYMLPVLGERVLSNLIIKNTIISLTIIGLWPCFETTITPEQGWLIILIKECIIGLILAFTLCIPFWVVIGLGEILDNQRGATISDSIDPVNGVQSSILSGFLNFAFGAIFFASGGMRLLMEVMVQSYQMFPRGSTLEGIHWEQAGQLLVVLMQNSILLSAPVMLVMMVAEILLGVFARYCPQLNPFSLSLAIKSFIAFAIFLFYGFHSLSEKPLQMFSILGFRQFIS, translated from the coding sequence ATGCTGTTTGTGGCGTTTTATCTTAATTTTCAGCACAGCGTGCTGACTTTTGTCATGGTTTATGCACGGCTGGCGATCGTCTTTTATATGTTGCCGGTATTGGGTGAACGGGTTTTATCAAACCTGATTATTAAGAATACGATTATTTCTCTGACTATTATTGGTCTCTGGCCCTGCTTTGAAACCACGATAACTCCAGAGCAAGGCTGGCTTATTATTCTAATAAAAGAGTGCATCATCGGTTTAATTTTGGCTTTTACTCTGTGTATACCTTTCTGGGTAGTTATTGGGTTAGGGGAAATTCTTGATAACCAGCGTGGGGCCACTATCAGTGACAGTATTGACCCGGTTAATGGTGTACAAAGTTCAATATTATCCGGTTTTCTGAACTTTGCCTTTGGCGCTATTTTCTTCGCTAGCGGAGGGATGCGGCTGCTAATGGAAGTGATGGTGCAAAGCTATCAAATGTTTCCGCGCGGTAGCACGTTAGAGGGCATTCATTGGGAGCAGGCTGGACAACTACTTGTGGTATTAATGCAGAACAGCATATTACTTTCTGCCCCAGTAATGTTAGTGATGATGGTGGCTGAAATATTGCTCGGTGTGTTTGCGCGTTATTGCCCGCAGCTTAATCCTTTTTCATTATCGCTCGCCATTAAAAGCTTTATTGCTTTTGCGATTTTCCTTTTCTATGGATTTCACTCGCTGTCTGAGAAACCGCTGCAAATGTTCTCCATTTTGGGCTTCCGGCAATTCATTTCCTGA
- the sctS gene encoding type III secretion system export apparatus subunit SctS, giving the protein MSNVLFIGNSALIVVLKLTAVPIAFATIVGILVGLFQTIMQIQEQTLPFGLKMLAVFASIFMLMEWFSAEMMNFATQAFYMAFR; this is encoded by the coding sequence ATGAGTAATGTATTGTTTATTGGTAATTCCGCGCTGATCGTCGTGCTGAAGCTGACGGCGGTGCCTATCGCCTTTGCCACCATTGTCGGCATTCTCGTTGGCCTATTTCAGACAATAATGCAAATTCAGGAACAAACGCTGCCTTTTGGGCTGAAAATGCTCGCGGTATTTGCCAGCATTTTTATGCTGATGGAGTGGTTTTCAGCCGAAATGATGAATTTTGCCACTCAGGCTTTTTATATGGCTTTTCGTTAA
- a CDS encoding EscR/YscR/HrcR family type III secretion system export apparatus protein — MSNDISLIALLSFFTLLPFIIAGGTCFIKFSIVLVMVRNALGIQQVPSTLTLNGVALILSAFVMMPVCQKISSYIEANHIDFNDSRSVTQLVDQGLGSYRDYLVRYSDHDLIRFFNKVQQQRSGESEPEVEDHELTDLPLMTLMPAYALSEIQSAFKIAFYLYVPFVVIDMVVSSILLALGMMMMSPVTISIPIKLILFVSMNGWSLLTKGLIAQYADLMTS, encoded by the coding sequence TTGAGTAATGATATTTCTCTAATTGCGCTATTGTCGTTCTTTACCTTATTACCCTTCATTATTGCCGGGGGAACCTGTTTTATTAAGTTCTCAATTGTCTTGGTGATGGTGCGTAATGCTCTAGGGATCCAGCAGGTACCTTCGACCTTAACGCTAAATGGTGTAGCGCTTATTCTAAGTGCATTTGTCATGATGCCGGTGTGTCAGAAAATTTCCAGCTACATCGAAGCAAACCATATTGACTTCAATGACAGCCGCTCCGTTACCCAACTGGTGGATCAGGGGCTGGGGAGCTATCGGGATTACCTAGTGAGATATTCCGACCATGACTTAATCCGCTTTTTTAATAAAGTACAGCAGCAAAGAAGCGGTGAGTCAGAGCCTGAAGTTGAAGACCATGAATTAACGGACTTGCCGCTAATGACCCTGATGCCAGCTTATGCATTAAGCGAAATTCAAAGTGCTTTCAAAATTGCATTCTACCTTTATGTCCCGTTTGTGGTCATCGATATGGTGGTCTCCAGCATCTTACTGGCGCTAGGGATGATGATGATGAGCCCGGTGACTATCTCCATTCCGATTAAGCTCATTCTATTCGTATCAATGAATGGTTGGAGTTTGTTAACCAAAGGACTGATCGCTCAGTATGCCGATCTGATGACATCATGA
- a CDS encoding FliM/FliN family flagellar motor switch protein, which yields MSLRSHLRQRDSRQLMLELLCSRHPGSEITEFIAGERYLQLLLQDEQGNRGHAWLNVDAWLEYMDAHLPDIPWLEVPLNYLARWLNHLQLSFLFEEQVWDVAQIALSANPLPEKALLLPAEPCPLLCLDWPKSEDNAQGVPAISSYRVPFRLQYVLGYSQLPLAQLADVAPGDLLLITQDFAHLAVGHRRLYKLSYHPNQEVIVEEQLAEHDQEYHEEEVLHEWMSLPVDIEFVLDGRTVTLAELEEITPGTALALTPDAEQNIKIYLNKKLFARGELVALENGSLAVEVNHVNPTLQGNRVQPDVE from the coding sequence ATGAGCTTAAGAAGTCATTTGCGCCAGCGAGACAGCCGCCAATTGATGCTTGAATTGCTGTGTAGCCGGCATCCGGGTAGCGAGATTACTGAATTCATTGCGGGAGAGCGCTATCTACAGCTGCTGCTTCAGGATGAACAAGGTAACCGCGGGCATGCCTGGCTTAACGTTGATGCGTGGCTCGAGTATATGGACGCCCATCTCCCCGATATTCCTTGGTTGGAAGTTCCCCTTAACTATCTGGCTCGTTGGTTAAACCATCTTCAGTTGAGCTTTTTATTCGAAGAACAAGTCTGGGATGTGGCGCAGATTGCACTGTCTGCGAACCCTTTGCCGGAAAAGGCGCTTTTGCTTCCCGCCGAGCCATGTCCGCTGCTGTGTCTCGACTGGCCGAAGAGTGAGGATAATGCTCAGGGCGTGCCCGCTATCTCATCCTATCGGGTGCCTTTCCGGCTGCAATACGTGTTGGGATACAGCCAGCTCCCCCTTGCCCAGTTGGCCGATGTGGCTCCTGGCGATTTGTTGTTAATAACACAGGATTTCGCCCATTTGGCTGTAGGCCATCGCCGTCTTTATAAATTGAGTTATCACCCTAATCAGGAGGTTATTGTGGAAGAACAGTTGGCCGAGCATGACCAGGAATACCATGAAGAAGAGGTACTGCACGAGTGGATGAGTTTGCCCGTCGACATTGAGTTTGTGCTGGATGGGCGGACAGTGACGCTGGCTGAGTTAGAAGAGATTACGCCGGGTACGGCGTTAGCGCTGACCCCCGATGCCGAACAGAACATTAAAATCTATCTGAACAAAAAGCTATTTGCTCGCGGTGAGCTGGTGGCCCTGGAGAATGGATCTCTTGCAGTCGAGGTCAATCACGTTAATCCCACTCTGCAAGGTAACAGGGTACAACCCGATGTTGAGTAA
- a CDS encoding type III secretion system needle length determinant, SpaN/EivJ family: MVEKVSEASMKVAINIDSAADDGALLNQIAKKKKQKEGGEDSVPVAMLSLDTLVRLTPALAHGGGLLKTEKQTMKQNTPPFFGLAVDSQQMNKGDSLRRQVALAAAGVAAMASHGQKSGAAEKDEATKAVSSKEAALKLLPTTAAATKFQQPVPVQQSPATAIASPITFNRSVPETEMGHQGRLQRTKDDFGEVRPFWQGEKPSESVLPKHGETTMQSKNMPTTLQQLKTQASSGTNVVKEGREGQMLEVNYQFQRWSGDHSVKISVPTEARRDGNVTLLPSDVRAADVLLRNMGHLTSLSPDLLRPQQERDEQQQQRRQQQQQDEDQE; the protein is encoded by the coding sequence ATGGTAGAAAAAGTTTCTGAAGCAAGCATGAAGGTGGCGATAAATATAGATTCAGCGGCGGATGACGGTGCCTTGCTGAACCAGATTGCTAAAAAGAAAAAACAGAAAGAAGGTGGCGAGGATAGTGTGCCGGTTGCCATGTTGTCGCTGGATACGCTCGTTCGGCTGACTCCCGCTTTGGCGCATGGTGGAGGGTTACTGAAAACCGAAAAACAGACGATGAAACAAAATACCCCGCCTTTCTTTGGTCTTGCCGTCGATTCTCAGCAGATGAATAAGGGCGATAGTCTGCGCCGGCAGGTGGCATTAGCCGCTGCTGGGGTGGCGGCAATGGCGAGTCACGGCCAAAAATCCGGGGCTGCTGAGAAAGATGAAGCAACCAAAGCAGTGAGTAGCAAAGAGGCGGCGCTTAAGCTGCTACCCACCACCGCAGCAGCTACAAAATTTCAGCAACCAGTGCCAGTGCAACAATCTCCGGCCACCGCGATTGCAAGCCCTATAACCTTTAATAGGTCAGTCCCAGAGACTGAAATGGGCCATCAGGGCCGGCTACAACGGACCAAAGATGACTTTGGCGAAGTAAGACCGTTTTGGCAAGGGGAGAAGCCGTCTGAGAGCGTATTGCCGAAACACGGTGAAACCACAATGCAAAGCAAAAATATGCCCACCACGCTCCAGCAACTCAAGACTCAGGCCAGCTCAGGGACTAACGTGGTCAAAGAGGGGAGAGAAGGTCAGATGCTGGAGGTGAATTACCAGTTTCAACGTTGGTCCGGTGACCACTCGGTCAAGATATCAGTGCCAACAGAAGCACGTCGGGACGGAAATGTCACTCTGCTTCCTTCCGATGTCCGCGCGGCGGACGTGCTGCTCCGCAATATGGGCCATTTGACTAGCCTCTCCCCTGATCTTCTGCGGCCACAGCAGGAACGAGATGAACAGCAACAGCAGCGCCGGCAGCAGCAACAGCAGGATGAGGATCAGGAATGA
- a CDS encoding type III secretion system protein, whose product MEAWRKGREFVSMLERKQQILLGDIAKAESQLAQIRLKMAEYQQECADINQQIKMLTPTGVHSRADIYKGIRQQGALLTHQQLVLHKISQLETEEYKLEHSLEQHRSAIILLDKKHYKLSYYLRPLRREYMRRGDNNIENEIQEIASYGRKSF is encoded by the coding sequence ATGGAAGCATGGCGTAAAGGGCGTGAGTTTGTCTCTATGCTGGAGCGCAAACAGCAGATTTTGCTGGGTGATATTGCCAAAGCGGAAAGTCAGTTAGCGCAAATAAGACTGAAAATGGCTGAATATCAGCAAGAGTGTGCGGATATAAACCAACAGATAAAAATGTTAACGCCTACCGGAGTCCACAGCCGGGCGGATATTTATAAGGGAATAAGACAGCAGGGAGCTTTATTAACACACCAACAGTTGGTCCTCCATAAAATAAGCCAATTGGAAACTGAGGAATATAAGCTGGAGCATAGTCTCGAGCAGCATCGCAGCGCGATTATCTTGCTGGATAAAAAGCATTACAAACTTTCCTATTATTTGCGACCGTTGCGCCGCGAATATATGCGCCGCGGCGACAATAATATAGAAAATGAAATTCAGGAGATTGCGAGCTATGGTAGAAAAAGTTTCTGA
- the sctN gene encoding type III secretion system ATPase SctN produces MVAHCLVHLAHPLRIQGNVIEAHLPGTRIGEICEIQKSLLEPDVLGIAQVIGFNKEHTLLSLLNDNKGFSRSNVLLPTGKPFRINVHENIAGTIIDATGTERGRLDDAAPVRLTVAKNLEACGSPKDFTQRKPIAEPLVTGVRAIDGLLTCGQGQRMGIFAAAGCGKTSLMNMIIEHSEADIYVIGLIGERGREVTEFVEELKRSSRCSQIVLVYATSDRSCVERCNAAQIATTIAEFFSEQGKNVLLFVDSITRYARALRDVALSMGELPARRGYPASVFEALPKLLERPGCFLNGSITAFYTVLIENEEESDVIGDEVRSILDGHIYLSNKLAAKGHYPAIDVMQSISRVFLQVTDPKHRQMATRFREYLLRQKEMQLYLDLGEYRRGENPDNDAAFDRKNQMEAFLQQSMAEKTDMQVCLESLNGSMA; encoded by the coding sequence ATGGTTGCGCATTGTCTGGTTCATCTGGCACATCCGTTACGTATTCAGGGCAATGTGATTGAAGCGCATCTACCGGGGACGCGAATCGGCGAGATATGCGAGATTCAGAAATCTTTACTTGAGCCTGATGTGCTGGGGATTGCCCAGGTGATCGGGTTTAACAAGGAACATACATTACTGAGTCTACTTAATGATAATAAGGGATTTTCCCGCAGCAATGTTCTGCTGCCAACCGGCAAGCCTTTTCGTATCAATGTTCATGAAAATATTGCCGGGACCATTATTGATGCAACCGGCACGGAGCGCGGGCGTCTGGACGATGCCGCACCGGTGCGGTTGACTGTAGCTAAAAATCTTGAGGCCTGTGGCTCGCCCAAGGATTTTACCCAACGTAAACCTATCGCTGAACCTCTAGTAACCGGCGTCAGGGCAATTGATGGGCTGCTGACCTGCGGGCAGGGACAGCGTATGGGGATTTTCGCGGCGGCGGGCTGCGGTAAAACCTCCTTGATGAACATGATAATTGAACACTCTGAGGCGGATATTTACGTCATCGGCCTCATCGGCGAGCGCGGGCGCGAAGTCACGGAATTTGTCGAAGAGCTGAAACGTTCGTCGCGCTGTTCACAGATTGTTCTGGTTTACGCCACCTCAGACCGCTCTTGTGTTGAGCGCTGTAACGCGGCGCAGATAGCCACGACGATAGCCGAGTTCTTCAGCGAACAAGGTAAAAATGTCCTGCTGTTTGTTGACTCGATCACCCGTTATGCCCGAGCGCTGCGAGATGTGGCATTAAGCATGGGAGAACTGCCGGCCCGGCGAGGTTATCCGGCCTCCGTTTTTGAGGCTTTGCCCAAATTGCTGGAGCGGCCAGGGTGCTTTTTAAACGGATCTATCACGGCCTTTTACACAGTGCTGATTGAAAATGAAGAAGAGTCGGATGTGATTGGCGATGAAGTTCGCTCCATTCTCGACGGACATATTTACTTGAGTAACAAGTTGGCTGCAAAAGGGCATTATCCGGCGATTGACGTTATGCAGAGCATTAGCCGCGTTTTTTTACAGGTTACCGACCCGAAACATCGACAGATGGCCACGCGCTTTCGGGAATATCTGCTGCGCCAAAAAGAGATGCAGCTGTATCTGGATCTCGGTGAGTATCGCCGGGGGGAAAATCCGGATAACGATGCTGCTTTTGACCGCAAAAATCAGATGGAAGCCTTTCTTCAACAAAGTATGGCCGAGAAAACGGACATGCAGGTTTGTCTGGAAAGCTTAAATGGAAGCATGGCGTAA